In a genomic window of Thermoprotei archaeon:
- the fen gene encoding flap endonuclease-1 — protein MGVDLGDLITRKTLTLQQLRDKSIAIDGYNALYQFLTVIRQPDGTPLMDSHGRITSHLSGIFYRTINLLEEGIKPAYVFDGKPPEIKEMEIARRKSLKEEAIKKYEEALQTGDLKAAKMYAMQAARLKEDMVDEVKKLLDAMGTPWVQAPSEGEAQAAYLAMKGDVWASASQDYDSLLYGAPRLVRNLTISGKRKLPRIEEYVEVQPELVYLDDVLRQLRVTREQLIDIAILIGTDYNPDGIKGIGPKRAYNLIKQFGNLEDALKRLPEAHFPVSPQIIREAFLKPAVTDNYTLRWSPIDRSKVIEILVEEHDFSLERVEKALNKVEESLKKTTKQTGLDQWF, from the coding sequence ATGGGGGTTGATTTAGGAGATTTAATAACAAGAAAAACATTAACATTACAACAATTACGAGATAAAAGTATTGCGATCGATGGTTATAACGCATTGTATCAATTCTTAACTGTTATCAGACAACCTGATGGCACACCTTTAATGGATTCTCACGGGCGTATAACAAGTCATCTTAGCGGAATATTTTATCGAACCATAAACCTACTGGAGGAAGGCATAAAACCTGCGTACGTTTTTGATGGAAAACCACCTGAAATAAAGGAAATGGAGATTGCTAGAAGAAAATCACTAAAAGAAGAAGCGATTAAAAAGTATGAAGAAGCATTACAGACTGGTGATCTTAAAGCCGCGAAAATGTATGCCATGCAGGCGGCTAGGTTAAAGGAGGATATGGTTGATGAGGTAAAGAAATTGCTCGATGCAATGGGCACTCCATGGGTTCAAGCTCCTTCAGAGGGCGAAGCTCAGGCTGCTTATCTTGCCATGAAGGGTGATGTATGGGCATCAGCAAGCCAGGATTATGATTCTCTTCTCTATGGAGCGCCAAGACTTGTTAGAAATTTAACAATAAGCGGTAAACGTAAGCTACCTAGAATCGAAGAATACGTAGAAGTACAACCTGAATTAGTGTACCTCGACGATGTATTAAGACAACTTAGGGTTACTAGAGAACAGTTGATAGATATAGCTATATTAATAGGTACAGATTACAATCCTGATGGTATAAAGGGAATTGGTCCTAAGCGCGCTTATAACCTAATTAAACAATTCGGTAATTTAGAAGATGCTTTGAAGCGTTTGCCCGAAGCGCATTTTCCAGTTTCACCCCAAATCATTAGAGAAGCCTTCTTAAAACCTGCTGTTACTGATAATTATACGCTAAGGTGGTCTCCCATCGATAGAAGTAAAGTGATCGAAATATTAGTAGAAGAACATGACTTTTCATTGGAACGTGTTGAGAAAGCATTGAATAAGGTTGAAGAGTCATTAAAGAAAACCACAAAACAGACAGGACTTGATCAATGGTTTTAA
- the aspS gene encoding aspartate--tRNA(Asn) ligase: MRRERTLISEIPEKVGSNVTLYGWVHEVRDTAKFIFIILRDRSGFAQITIPKQSKQELTEMALRLHHEDVIKVQGTVVKSEIAKLGYEIMPNNIKILSRAIHPLPLDVAGKTPADLDTKLDARYLSLRLADNQAIFKIQTTALMAMREYLWRNGYIEMISPRIIAYASEGGADLFTVDYFNKKVFLAQSPQLYKEMLAGAFERVFEIGLFYRAEKSRTTYHLTEFVSVDVEEAFVDMHEIVETLENLVKYVIEKVKENNKKELEILNHKLPSINSSFKRITYDEAVEIVKSKGIEMIWGEDFGTPQMKALGEEFASQFYFIIDWPSQLRPFYTKPDPRKPEVCKAFDLIYEWLEIASGSERITDKDLFMQNLLKRGLNPADFEIFIKYLSSGAPPHAGFGLGLSRLMLTLTGKKNIKEVTMFPRDVDRLIP; this comes from the coding sequence GTGAGAAGAGAGAGAACGTTAATATCCGAAATACCAGAAAAGGTTGGTTCAAACGTGACTTTATACGGTTGGGTTCATGAAGTACGAGATACTGCTAAATTTATTTTTATTATACTAAGAGATCGCAGTGGTTTTGCTCAGATCACGATTCCTAAACAAAGTAAACAGGAATTGACTGAAATGGCATTAAGACTTCATCATGAGGATGTGATAAAAGTTCAGGGAACTGTAGTTAAATCGGAGATTGCAAAACTGGGTTACGAGATTATGCCAAATAATATAAAAATTCTTTCAAGAGCAATTCATCCCCTCCCTCTTGATGTCGCTGGAAAAACACCAGCTGATCTAGACACAAAGCTTGATGCGAGATATCTCAGTCTACGATTGGCAGATAATCAAGCTATTTTTAAAATTCAAACTACAGCACTTATGGCAATGCGAGAATATTTGTGGAGAAATGGGTATATAGAGATGATAAGTCCACGTATAATAGCCTATGCTTCAGAGGGAGGAGCAGACCTTTTTACTGTTGACTATTTTAATAAAAAAGTTTTCTTGGCGCAGAGTCCTCAATTATATAAAGAAATGCTGGCTGGTGCTTTTGAAAGAGTATTCGAGATAGGCCTGTTTTACAGAGCTGAAAAATCTAGAACAACTTACCATTTAACTGAATTTGTTTCCGTTGATGTAGAGGAAGCTTTTGTGGATATGCATGAGATTGTTGAAACGCTTGAAAACCTAGTAAAATATGTCATAGAGAAAGTTAAAGAGAATAACAAAAAAGAGTTAGAAATACTAAACCATAAACTACCCTCAATTAACTCATCATTCAAACGCATCACATATGATGAGGCAGTAGAAATAGTAAAAAGCAAAGGAATCGAGATGATTTGGGGTGAGGATTTCGGAACCCCTCAGATGAAAGCTCTCGGTGAAGAATTTGCCTCACAATTTTATTTCATAATTGATTGGCCTTCACAATTAAGACCATTTTATACTAAACCAGACCCCAGAAAACCTGAAGTATGTAAAGCGTTCGACCTAATTTACGAATGGTTAGAGATAGCATCAGGATCTGAAAGAATCACAGATAAAGATTTATTCATGCAAAACCTCTTAAAAAGAGGTCTCAATCCAGCAGACTTTGAAATATTCATAAAATACTTAAGCAGTGGTGCACCACCACATGCTGGGTTTGGATTAGGATTATCACGATTAATGTTAACATTGACAGGTAAAAAGAACATTAAAGAGGTCACAATGTTTCCTAGAGACGTTGATAGACTGATACCTTGA
- a CDS encoding zinc finger domain-containing protein has protein sequence MATTSETTFVIELPRCTSCRRPIAPYDKGVKFVCPNCGETIIWRCSHCRKLSIRYKCIKCGFEGP, from the coding sequence ATGGCGACAACTAGTGAGACAACATTTGTTATTGAACTACCTAGGTGTACTTCTTGTAGGAGACCTATAGCACCGTATGATAAGGGTGTTAAGTTTGTATGCCCGAATTGTGGTGAAACCATCATATGGCGTTGTAGTCATTGTAGAAAACTATCAATAAGGTATAAGTGCATTAAATGTGGTTTTGAGGGACCATAA
- a CDS encoding CDC48 family AAA ATPase produces MSEGKLTEERREITLRVAEVKQRDLYKGRARIGRADMERLNISSGDFIELEGKNKTVAMAMPAYPEDEGSGLIRIEYTIRKNAGVNLGEMVVVRPATVNPAISVKIATQQPLDPEALQQITEYVKKKIIGRPFVENDIFQIPGMSQYFRVVSTKPKGPVVVTEETNVVMTRKTGVLSKTVHISYEDIGGLTEVVEKVREMIELPLKYPELFKRMGIEPPKGILFYGPPGTGKTLLARAIASETDAYFISVNGPEIMSKFYGESEARLREIFESAKQHAPSIIFIDELDALAPKRSEVTGEVEKRVVAQLLALMDGLEPRSNVIVIGATNMINAVDPALRRPGRFDREIEFPVPNKQGRLEILKIHTRGMPLAPDVNLEKIAEIAHGFVGADLAALSREAAMRAIRRIFPQIDFKLDHIPVEILEKAVVTNQDFMDALKSITPSALREVYVEVPNVKWSNIGGLKSVKRELEESLIWPVKYPHVYEKMGIEPPRGILLVGAPGTGKTMLAKAIATESGLNFISISGPEIYSKWVGESERAIREVFRKARMGAPSIVFLDEVESVGAFRGANTDEGVSERVLSQLLTEMDGFRNGGYVFVLAATNRPDLIDPALLRPGRFDRIILVNPPNVEERIEILQIYTRKTPLASDVDLKEIARRTEGYTGSDLKALVREAAFSALREDMNTAVVKMEHFIEAMNKIKPSINEQIVNYYVNWVNKARQLYASKPSPISFM; encoded by the coding sequence ATGTCTGAAGGAAAATTAACTGAAGAAAGGAGAGAAATCACGCTTAGAGTAGCGGAGGTTAAGCAAAGAGACTTATACAAAGGCAGAGCACGGATCGGAAGAGCAGATATGGAAAGACTTAATATAAGTAGTGGAGACTTCATAGAACTTGAAGGTAAGAACAAGACTGTTGCAATGGCTATGCCAGCATACCCTGAGGATGAGGGTTCAGGCTTAATCAGAATTGAGTATACAATACGAAAGAATGCTGGTGTAAATTTAGGAGAAATGGTTGTAGTTCGGCCTGCTACAGTTAATCCAGCAATCTCAGTAAAGATCGCAACACAACAACCTTTAGATCCTGAAGCATTACAACAGATAACTGAGTATGTTAAAAAGAAGATAATTGGAAGACCGTTCGTTGAAAATGACATATTCCAAATACCAGGAATGTCACAATATTTCAGGGTAGTATCTACAAAACCAAAAGGACCAGTAGTGGTAACTGAGGAAACAAACGTGGTAATGACAAGAAAAACTGGTGTGTTAAGCAAGACTGTGCACATATCTTATGAGGACATAGGCGGGCTAACAGAAGTAGTAGAAAAGGTTAGAGAAATGATAGAGTTGCCACTGAAATATCCAGAATTATTTAAGAGAATGGGAATAGAACCGCCGAAGGGTATATTATTCTATGGTCCTCCTGGCACAGGCAAGACTCTATTGGCCAGAGCAATTGCAAGCGAAACTGACGCATACTTTATTTCCGTTAATGGTCCTGAAATCATGAGTAAGTTTTACGGTGAATCAGAGGCTAGATTAAGGGAAATTTTTGAGAGTGCGAAACAGCATGCCCCATCGATCATCTTCATCGATGAACTTGATGCGTTAGCTCCTAAAAGAAGTGAGGTTACTGGCGAGGTGGAGAAGAGGGTTGTAGCGCAGCTGCTAGCACTTATGGATGGTCTTGAACCTAGAAGTAATGTTATTGTAATAGGAGCTACTAATATGATTAATGCTGTTGACCCAGCTCTTAGAAGGCCTGGAAGGTTTGATAGGGAGATAGAATTTCCAGTACCAAATAAACAAGGGCGTCTAGAAATACTAAAGATACACACAAGAGGAATGCCTTTGGCTCCCGATGTAAATTTGGAGAAGATAGCGGAGATTGCTCACGGTTTTGTTGGTGCTGATTTAGCTGCACTTAGTAGAGAAGCTGCTATGAGAGCGATAAGGAGAATCTTCCCGCAGATTGATTTTAAACTTGATCACATCCCTGTAGAAATACTTGAAAAAGCAGTGGTAACGAACCAGGACTTTATGGATGCCTTAAAGTCGATAACGCCTAGCGCATTACGTGAAGTATACGTAGAAGTGCCGAACGTTAAATGGAGTAACATAGGTGGTCTTAAATCCGTGAAGAGAGAACTTGAGGAATCTCTTATTTGGCCTGTTAAATATCCTCATGTTTATGAGAAAATGGGCATAGAGCCGCCACGTGGTATTTTGCTCGTTGGTGCTCCAGGTACAGGAAAAACGATGCTTGCCAAGGCTATTGCTACTGAGAGCGGACTTAATTTTATTTCTATCAGCGGTCCGGAAATATACAGCAAATGGGTTGGCGAATCAGAGAGGGCAATAAGAGAGGTATTCAGAAAGGCTAGAATGGGAGCACCTAGTATCGTGTTCCTTGATGAAGTGGAATCCGTTGGAGCATTTAGAGGAGCAAATACAGATGAGGGTGTGAGTGAGAGAGTTTTAAGTCAATTGCTTACTGAGATGGATGGATTTAGAAATGGAGGCTACGTTTTTGTGCTTGCGGCCACTAACAGACCTGATCTTATCGACCCTGCACTCTTAAGACCTGGAAGATTTGATAGGATTATTCTTGTTAATCCTCCTAATGTGGAGGAAAGGATCGAGATATTACAAATATACACAAGAAAAACACCGTTGGCATCTGATGTAGATTTAAAAGAAATAGCGAGGAGAACGGAAGGTTATACCGGTTCTGATCTGAAAGCATTGGTAAGGGAGGCTGCGTTCTCAGCGTTAAGAGAGGACATGAACACTGCTGTAGTGAAAATGGAGCACTTTATTGAGGCCATGAATAAGATTAAACCGTCAATCAATGAACAAATTGTGAACTATTATGTTAATTGGGTTAATAAAGCTCGTCAGTTATATGCTTCAAAACCATCGCCTATAAGTTTTATGTAG
- a CDS encoding elongation factor 1-beta, whose product MGSIIVVIRILPSDIDVDLEKLKEEIKKRTPIGTTVRAFDVKPVAFGLNALYVYISMPDDYEGGTTKVEEAISSIQGVEQVDVEFISLEH is encoded by the coding sequence ATGGGGAGCATTATAGTCGTGATCAGAATTTTACCGAGCGATATCGATGTGGATCTTGAGAAATTGAAGGAGGAGATTAAAAAGCGAACACCAATAGGTACTACTGTAAGAGCATTTGATGTTAAACCTGTGGCCTTCGGTCTCAATGCGCTTTATGTTTATATTTCAATGCCTGATGATTATGAAGGAGGAACTACCAAGGTGGAGGAGGCAATCTCCTCCATTCAAGGCGTTGAGCAGGTCGATGTAGAGTTTATATCTTTGGAACACTAA